In a single window of the Ruminococcus albus 7 = DSM 20455 genome:
- a CDS encoding diguanylate cyclase: MDGATGGRRRLRVGLLISNPEDDFDSAVCEGAMIAAKQYDVDLFILPGRYIDAQYADRIRTAYEYQYNTVFELANEERFDALLVLIGTIGSHLDKKRRDEFLRGFKGIPIITLTSQIEGYPCITVDNRTGLKQVIKHLIECHSCFRIGFVSGPMTSDDAVERFEVYKSVLAEYNIEYDENRVAYGNFSKYVTDEVGELLDRCPDLEAIVFSNDHMAIGGYEAMEKRGIRPGRDILVTGFDDDPAATDLSPHLTTVAMDSTELGFNALIEAVNYINDGTIQQEILSSKMIIRNSCGCTDAISAELNGLQNDAKKISAHAEDICKTVFNRYRLSDKSKAYREEFALIVRDLCLCGEKIKTDSDYDPYEIFDRLEAMITDEFFEFTDLETLYSVVEYLHVSLACDLSTKNEQLRLNSIIVRIYKLISERDVRVSEAKIRDNIYMTWLTNSITRDMLVFDAYDDEAYRSVVDKLRKLHVTSSYLYVYDKIVEHRKDQNWKLPEGIKLKAWHNMGKTMLPSPEEQSIAPNELLTNKFFVHDRRCTMICLPLFTNEEHFGMLICEMEHEYFSFLPSITVQLCAALKMLIVMKNQKIIEKQLNQSLIEIRENNQLLDELSKQDSLTGTLNRRGFFEAARKLIRADENDGRSAMMIFADLDSLKTINDRFGHEEGDFAIRGIAGILSRAFRGGEVIGRIGGDEFVVCVLSDDNLTASAIRKRIDENSAHFNDNEGKDKEFYVHASVGVFPFKCSANAEIGELLSHADALLYSQKKNKLSVLKSERAKQIKE, translated from the coding sequence ATGGATGGGGCTACAGGAGGAAGACGCAGGCTCAGGGTGGGTCTGCTCATCAGCAATCCCGAAGACGATTTTGACAGTGCGGTATGCGAGGGTGCCATGATCGCTGCAAAGCAGTATGACGTTGATCTTTTCATACTTCCCGGGCGATATATAGATGCACAGTATGCCGACAGGATCAGAACTGCATACGAGTACCAGTACAACACGGTATTCGAGCTGGCTAACGAGGAAAGGTTCGATGCGCTGCTGGTACTTATAGGCACCATTGGAAGTCACCTGGACAAAAAGCGCAGGGATGAATTCCTGAGAGGGTTCAAGGGTATACCCATAATCACACTGACCTCTCAGATCGAGGGTTATCCGTGTATCACGGTAGATAACCGCACAGGGCTGAAACAGGTGATAAAGCATCTGATAGAATGCCACAGCTGTTTCAGGATAGGCTTTGTCAGCGGGCCCATGACCAGCGATGATGCTGTGGAAAGGTTCGAGGTATACAAGAGCGTACTGGCTGAATACAACATTGAGTACGACGAAAACAGAGTTGCATACGGAAACTTTTCCAAGTACGTGACCGATGAGGTAGGGGAACTCCTTGACAGATGCCCCGACCTTGAAGCCATAGTATTCTCAAACGATCACATGGCAATAGGCGGCTACGAAGCTATGGAGAAAAGGGGCATAAGACCCGGCAGGGATATACTTGTAACGGGCTTTGACGATGACCCTGCGGCTACAGATCTTTCACCGCACCTGACTACCGTGGCGATGGATTCGACCGAGCTTGGTTTCAATGCGCTGATAGAAGCTGTAAACTATATAAACGACGGTACTATCCAGCAGGAGATACTTTCATCCAAGATGATAATAAGAAATTCCTGCGGCTGTACCGATGCTATTTCTGCCGAGCTGAACGGACTTCAGAACGATGCGAAGAAGATCTCAGCCCATGCAGAAGATATATGCAAGACGGTATTCAACAGGTACAGGCTCAGCGACAAATCAAAGGCGTACCGCGAAGAATTCGCTCTGATAGTAAGGGATCTCTGTTTGTGCGGCGAAAAGATAAAGACAGACAGTGACTATGACCCTTACGAAATATTCGACAGGCTGGAGGCTATGATAACCGATGAGTTCTTTGAATTCACCGATCTGGAAACGCTTTACTCGGTAGTGGAGTATCTGCACGTTTCACTTGCCTGCGACCTCAGCACCAAAAACGAACAGCTGAGACTCAACAGTATCATAGTCAGGATATACAAGCTTATATCCGAAAGGGATGTAAGGGTCAGCGAAGCTAAGATCAGGGACAATATCTATATGACCTGGCTGACCAATTCAATAACCCGTGATATGCTGGTATTTGATGCTTATGACGATGAAGCGTACCGCTCGGTGGTGGATAAGCTGAGAAAGCTCCATGTGACTTCAAGCTATCTATATGTATACGATAAGATAGTTGAGCACCGCAAGGATCAGAACTGGAAGCTGCCCGAGGGCATAAAGCTGAAGGCATGGCACAACATGGGCAAGACCATGCTCCCCTCCCCCGAAGAACAGAGCATAGCACCAAATGAACTGCTGACAAACAAGTTCTTTGTACATGACAGACGCTGCACCATGATATGCCTGCCGCTGTTTACCAATGAAGAACATTTCGGTATGCTGATATGTGAAATGGAGCATGAATATTTCAGCTTTCTGCCGTCGATAACAGTACAGCTTTGTGCGGCGCTTAAAATGCTGATTGTCATGAAAAACCAGAAGATAATCGAAAAGCAGCTGAACCAGAGCCTTATCGAGATACGCGAGAACAATCAGCTGCTGGATGAACTTTCAAAGCAGGACTCACTTACAGGCACACTCAACAGACGCGGTTTCTTCGAGGCTGCAAGAAAGCTGATACGAGCAGATGAGAATGACGGACGCAGCGCCATGATGATATTTGCCGACCTTGACAGCCTGAAGACCATAAACGACCGTTTCGGCCATGAGGAAGGTGACTTCGCGATACGAGGCATCGCAGGGATTCTGTCAAGAGCTTTCAGGGGCGGAGAGGTTATAGGCAGGATAGGCGGAGATGAATTTGTAGTATGTGTACTTTCAGACGACAACTTGACAGCCTCTGCCATAAGAAAACGTATAGATGAGAACTCTGCACACTTTAATGATAATGAGGGAAAGGACAAGGAATTCTATGTTCACGCCAGCGTTGGCGTATTCCCTTTCAAATGCTCAGCAAATGCCGAGATAGGCGAACTGCTGAGCCATGCGGATGCACTGCTGTATTCGCAGAAGAAAAACAAGCTCTCTGTATTGAAATCGGAGAGAGCAAAGCAAATCAAGGAATGA
- a CDS encoding GGDEF domain-containing protein codes for MNERKTICLLTCMLETAHPKRVSIGAAAQCEKYGYDLVVVSSMVAFDFYLKEYLDGENNIYNLPNYSKFDGIIVDVIGMTYNNNTDIINKIYNDLIKKTSVPCISIGKPFKDLIVSENSNDQLMRELCRHAIEVHGCKDICLLTGFKDNYEAEDRLASMLDEIHKHGLEVSEDHIIYGDFWYNSGVQLAQDIVSGKVSKPDALIASSDHMALGFIEEYTHLGGHIPEDMIVLGFEATIDAFLSDITLTSIESNYAKCAADAVDILRRRIEPGAEISPYEVDVASALHTGMSCGCTFDARNTLDAVRTSIYFLMRNYTKNVYEDNIDIGLLMENHIPEQLTASRDPEECIQNIYNSAYIVSPMRNFFLCLRQDWLDDSRDIKEGYPEKMDLVMFRSKDRLDDLQELKKRITFDTSEMLPQQFIKNEPPSIYYFSAVHFANNTLGYGVLQRKLSDAPKYNMVYRNWLRFVNNALEMVRTRNRFLELSINDKMTGLLNRRGMFQKIEKLFKRAKPHDRLFAAVVDMDGLKYINDTFGHSEGDHGIIRVADAVRSIANDGDICCRAGGDEFYILGLREKDKFDNDKYVNDFCDNLSKLTAGDDKPYTVTASIGCALSDEDDTDVEKLLTIADENMYRYKVSRRRHRI; via the coding sequence GTGAATGAACGTAAAACTATCTGCCTGCTGACTTGTATGCTCGAAACTGCTCATCCGAAAAGAGTAAGTATCGGTGCAGCGGCTCAGTGTGAAAAATATGGCTATGATCTTGTGGTCGTCTCATCAATGGTGGCGTTTGATTTCTATCTGAAAGAATATCTCGACGGTGAGAATAACATTTATAATCTTCCAAATTACAGTAAGTTCGACGGCATCATTGTTGATGTCATAGGTATGACTTATAATAATAATACGGATATTATCAATAAGATCTATAATGATTTAATCAAAAAAACATCGGTACCCTGTATCAGCATAGGAAAGCCTTTTAAAGATCTTATAGTGTCCGAGAATTCCAATGACCAGCTTATGCGTGAACTTTGCCGTCATGCTATCGAAGTTCACGGCTGCAAGGATATTTGTCTGCTAACAGGTTTCAAGGACAATTATGAGGCTGAAGACCGTCTTGCCTCAATGCTGGACGAGATACACAAGCATGGTCTTGAGGTGTCTGAGGATCATATAATCTATGGTGATTTCTGGTACAACAGCGGTGTACAGCTTGCACAGGATATAGTATCCGGAAAGGTATCAAAACCGGATGCTCTCATAGCCTCCAGCGACCACATGGCTCTTGGTTTTATAGAAGAATACACACATCTTGGCGGACATATTCCCGAGGATATGATAGTCCTCGGATTTGAGGCTACAATTGATGCTTTTCTTTCAGATATAACACTCACCTCCATAGAGTCAAACTATGCCAAATGTGCAGCAGATGCAGTGGATATCTTACGCCGCCGTATCGAACCCGGAGCAGAGATCAGTCCATACGAGGTCGATGTAGCTTCGGCACTGCATACAGGTATGAGCTGTGGATGTACTTTTGATGCAAGGAATACTCTTGATGCAGTAAGAACATCTATCTATTTTTTGATGAGGAACTATACTAAGAATGTATATGAGGATAATATCGACATAGGACTGCTTATGGAGAACCATATACCCGAACAGCTTACAGCTTCACGTGATCCTGAGGAATGCATACAGAATATCTATAATTCGGCTTATATTGTATCTCCGATGAGAAATTTCTTTCTTTGTCTGAGACAGGACTGGCTCGATGATTCACGGGATATAAAAGAGGGTTATCCCGAAAAGATGGATCTTGTTATGTTCAGATCCAAGGATAGACTTGACGATCTGCAGGAGCTAAAAAAGAGGATAACTTTCGATACCTCGGAGATGCTGCCGCAGCAGTTTATAAAAAATGAGCCACCTTCCATATACTATTTTTCTGCTGTGCATTTTGCGAATAATACACTTGGATATGGTGTATTGCAGCGTAAGTTGAGCGATGCCCCAAAATACAATATGGTATACCGCAACTGGCTGAGATTTGTCAACAACGCCCTTGAAATGGTACGTACCAGGAACCGATTCCTTGAGCTTTCCATAAATGACAAGATGACCGGACTGCTTAACAGGCGCGGTATGTTCCAGAAGATAGAAAAGCTGTTTAAGAGGGCAAAACCGCATGATCGTTTGTTTGCAGCCGTTGTAGATATGGACGGTCTGAAATACATAAATGATACATTTGGTCATTCAGAGGGTGACCACGGTATAATCCGAGTTGCAGATGCCGTAAGGTCGATTGCAAACGACGGAGATATCTGCTGTCGTGCAGGCGGCGATGAATTCTACATCCTTGGTCTGAGAGAGAAGGATAAATTTGACAATGATAAGTATGTCAATGATTTCTGTGACAATCTCAGCAAGCTGACAGCAGGGGATGATAAGCCTTACACAGTTACCGCCAGCATTGGCTGTGCACTAAGTGACGAGGATGATACCGATGTTGAAAAACTGCTGACTATCGCGGATGAGAATATGTACCGCTACAAGGTCAGCCGAAGACGCCACAGAATATGA